GATAGTCGTTGCACCCGCCGAGAACCAGAGCGTCACGATGAACGTCACCGTAGCGTCGACCGTCGAGAACGAGAGTGCCAGGGTGAAGATGACGGCCAAGGGTTATGAGGACCTCAAATACGTTAAAGTTGAGACCAACGAAACGGTAAAGTACTCCTGGGTAATCCTCAACCTGACTTACAACGACGAGGTACTCAAGAAACTCGGCATAAGCGAGAACGCGGTAACACTCCTCTACTGGAACGGAACCGAGTGGATTGACCTCAGCAAACACGTTGGGCAGACAATCCCCGACAACTCACCTTACGGCAACATAACAATCTATGGCTTCGGAAGGGACCCTGTCCACAACTACGTCTGGGCCAACGTCAGCCACCTGAGCGAGTACGCCCTAGGCGTGAAGTTGCCGGACCTCAAGGTTGACGCCATCGGTCCGACCAAGTTCTACGTCGGTATTCCGCAGACGATAAACGTCACGATACAGAACCTTGGCGGACCAGTCGATAAGCCATTTGACGTCGTCCTCTACGTCAACGGAACCGAGGTTGGAAGGGTTACGGTTAGCGAGGTTTCGGAGGGGGCGGAGTTCTCACTGCCGTTCAAGTGGACGCCTGAGAAAGAGGGCAACTACACGATAAAGGCCGTCATTGACCCCGACAACAGGATTCAGGAGAGCAACGAGAGCAACAACGAGCTTACCGTTCTCGGTGAGGTCGTCAAGGGAGGCACGGTAAGCGCGAGCGGGCTCGTTCTGACGCTGATGAGGGTGGACTACCTCTACTACCTGTACTACACCAGAAACATTCAGACCTTCGAAAAGCTCTACCAGGAGGCCGTAAAGGCCAACGTCTCCAATGCAACTCTCCAGGAGGCCCTTAAGCACAAGGAGCTGGCTGAGAAATACTACAAGGAGGCCTCGAAGTACGGGCCAATTCTCAGCAACATCGGCAACATCCGCCTCTACCCGTACCTGAGAAGAGCATACTCCGAACTCAAGAAGGCGATAGAAATCCTGGAGAAGGCCCTTGAGGCCTGACCTCTCCCTTAAATTTTTTCCACGACGAGCACGCTGTTTCCCGGACGCTCCACATTGAAGGAGAATCCCCACTTATGAAGTGTCCTCGTTATCTCCTTAACAGTCGGGAAGCCCGTGAAGTCCTTGTTCAACGCCTCGAAGAACTCCAGGGCCGAGACGTTCTCAAAGGTGTCCCTGAAGGGCTCGACTATCACCAGCTTGCCCCCACTCTTCAGGGTCTCGAAGGCGTTCTTAAGGACCTTGGCCCTATCTGGAATGTACTCAAGGACGAAACTCATTAGAACGGCATCGTACTCGTTGACCGGCCGTATGAGCCTGGCGTCGAGCTCTTTAAGGGAAACCGGAAGGTTCTTTTCCTCAGCCCGAGAGCGGGCTATCTCAAGGAGCGCGGGCGAGTAGTCGAGACCGAGGTAGATACCGTCATAGCCGACGATTCTGCCGAAGAACTCCGGCGATACTGAACCACAGCCTATATCAAGAACCGCCGAGCCGGGCTTCAGACCCGCGACGTCCGCCATCACCTCACGGTATGCCCTCGCGAAGGCAGTGTTCATCCTCATGTCCCAGAAGTCAGCGTCCTTGTCGAAATCCATGAGAATGTGAGGATGTGTTGGGGTTATGAAAGCATAGTCAACCATCCTGTATATTTCCTCGTGGATGGACACCCAGTCGGGGAGAAGGAGGTCGTACTTATCGGGCGGAATCTCGAGTGTGTAAGAAAAACCGTTGAGGTGCAACCTGCCCCTGCGAACCTCAACTATCTTGAGGTCCTGTAGAGTTGAGACAAACTTCACGAGTAGGGCCCTGTTTGGAAGACCGACTTTGTCGAGTAGCTCCTGGAGGGTGGGTTCCTTCGCAAGGAGGGAAAAGATACCGTGTTTCGTACCGAGGGAAACAATCTGGAGTATGGCAATCCTGACCATGTGGTCTATGTTGGTGTCAACGACCCTTGGGGAGGTCATCTCCCCACCTCACAGGAACCGCCTGTAGTAGCGGTAGTATTCCTTCAGGTAATCCACGACCTTCTTGCCGTATTCTGTAAGGCGGTAGTACTTGAAGCCGTTGCTCGCTATCTCCTCAACGAGACCGAGGTAAACCAGGGAGCTCTCACCGTTGTAGCGGTTACCAAGACCAACAAGAGCCCCCCTCACGTTCGACGGGTCAGAACCAACGACCCTTGCAATCTCCGACAGGTACGTTGCGGACGGATATATCTCGTTCAGGTACATCAGTATCTTCTTTCTGAGCTCACTGCGGTGCAATGAGCGGAGCACCTGCGGGTCTATTACCACCGAGTTCATTCTTCCACCACCCCGGGCTTTTTCTGAACTGATTGTACCCCTCTGAACTTTATGTAGATGAATGTGCAGGTGCATCGTGTTAGTATCTGTGATTAGAAAATATATAACGTTTTCGCATGGATAATGTCCCTGATACAACGAAAATCTCATCGAATTGGGGAATTATCACAACCTTTCGATACTCGTGGAAGGTTGGTGTTTTCCTCTATGATTTTGGATAAAATCCAAACAGGTTTCACAAAACCTTTAAAGCATTGGTGCCCATATTAGTTCCACGGGCTCCGGGTGGTAATCATGTGGGAAGCTATAGCAGTAACCGCAGTGGTTGCAGTGGCGCTCGTTCTCTACGTTAGAGACGTTACGAACAAGGTTCTCGCGAGATATTTCGAACTCAAAGACGACCTAATGGAGCTCGAAGAGAACTTCACCGGGTTCCGCTCTGCCATCGAGAAAAGGCTCTCTGAACTGAGGAGCACGGACAGGGGCCCAACCCAGCTCCCGGAGCTCAGGGAGATACGGGAAAAGCTGGCCTCTCTTGAAAAGTCCTTGAAGGAGTTCAAGAAATTCGAAACGAAGTTCGAGTTCGAGATTGGAAGCGTTAAGAACGGCCTTGAGAGACTTGAGGGCAGAGTTGACAGACTTAAAAGGGAAGTTGAGGAGAGCAGGGAGCTGATAAAGGAAGAGCTCAAGGAAGAAATCATCCGGGAGCTTGAGGAGGAGATAGAGCACCTCGAAGAGGTCATCGAGAGGAGGAAGAACGAGGAAGTTGAGGAGTTCCTTGAAGTCATCAAAGCAGCTATTACACTGCAACCGGAGAAGCTCCGCGAGGGCCTTCTCGAAGCCAAGCGCGCGCTCCTCTCGCTCAGGGACATAGCGAAGGTTTACGTCCTGACCGGAAAGGGGCAGAAGGAGTTCCAGGAGCTCAAAGAGAACCTCGTCGAACTCCTCAAGAACCTGAGGAAGCTGGCAATCGTCTCCGTCCCGGACGAGAACGTTTACTCCAAGTTCAACGAGGTCATAGTTAAGACGAAGAGACTCGAACTGCCCATGAAGCGCGGTGACAGGGAGCTCTCACCCGAGAAAAGCTTCATCGAGATACACAGGATAACCTACGAGCTGGCAGGTGAGATTGACAGGATTGCCGAGATGCTCGGAGAGCCCGTCCCCGTGACGCCGGTAGAGAAGGAGTTCTATGAGAAACTGCGCTACCAGTTCGAGGAGCTGAGAAGGCTGGAGGAGCAGGTGCAGAAGTTAATGCTCAAGCTCGGAGCCGTTGAGAAGGAGCCCGAAGAGAAGAAAGACGACATAGAGGAAATTCTAAAGGACCTCAACCTCCTCTAAAACTCGTCGCCGAGGAGCTTGTCGAGGTCAATCATTATGAGAAGCCTTTCGCCGTCGTTTATCTTGGCAATGCCCTTTATGTAGCGTATGTCCACCCTGCTGGCGAGGGTCTTTGGAGGCTGTTCTATCTGCTCGTCGGTGAGGGTTATGACGTCCGAAACGGCATCAACGATTATGCCAACGACCTCGTCCTTGACCTCTGCGATGATAATCTTCTTCTTGGAGAGGTCCTCGTCCGGGTCGTAGTAGCCGAGGAGCTTTTTGAGGTTGACGACGGTGGTAATCTGACCGCGCAGGTTTATGACGCCCTCAACAAAGTCCGGCGCGTTGGGAACGCGGGTTATGGGCATCATCTCCTTGATTTCCCGGACCTTGGATATGTCGAGGCAGAACTCCTCGTTGCCAACCATGAAAGCCACAACTTGAATCTCCCCCAAGGTATCACCCCCCAACCCTTTCAAGGAGTTCACGTGAACGTGAAACCGATTCGGCAAGCTCCTTAAGACCCTTTCTAATCTCCTCCAGCCTCACCTGGACGTCAGACAGGAAGGCCGTGAAGGTATCAACCTCCGTCGAAAGGTCTTCCTGAACCTTGTAAACGCTGTCCAAGGTGTCCATAAGCATCTGAACCGACTGGGCCTGGCCCTCGATGCTGTCGGAAAGCTCCTTTATCATGCTGGCCGTCTCGTTGGCGCGTCTCGCTATATCATCGAAGGCAGCGATAAGTTCCTGAACAGCGTCTTTTATCTCCTCGGTGACCGCGAACTCCTTCTTTATCGAGCCGACGACCTTGTCAATGCTCTCCTGCATGTTTCTAATCAGTTCCGCAATCTGGTCGGTTGACTTCTTGGACTGGTCTGCCAGCTCGCGGATGTTTTCAGCGACCACCGCAAAGCCCCTTCCATGTTCGCCACTTCTCGCGGCCTCTATTGCGGCGTTGAGGGCCAAAAGGTTCGTCTGTTCCGCGATGTTACCAATGACCTCGACGATTTCTCCAACCCGCTTGGAGTGCTCGACGAGGAGCGAGAGGGCCTTTTCCATGTCCTGGTTGACCTCGTTAATGCTCGCGACGTTCAAAGCCACGTTATCGGAAATCTGCTTGCCCTTCTCTGCCATGTTCGCCGTTTCAAGGGCGTAATCTGTTAGCGCCTGAGCCTGAGTGTTCATCTCTTCTATGCCGGCGGTGAGGGTCTGTATGTAGTCCCCGAGCTCGGCCACGCGGGAACGCTCGTCCTGGATTAGGGCGAGCAGGCCGTTCGAATCAAGGGAAACCTCGAAGTCCGCACTCTCAAGAAGTGACGTTGCCTTCTCGTCGGCGTTCCGGAGTTCCTCAAGGGCCTCGTGAACCTCCTCTGGGACACCCACCCTCTCAATCCTGACCTCGCGTTTGGACCTGGCTTTCTCCGCTATGCGGAGCAACCGAGAAGCGGTTTCCTGGTCAACACCTTCGAGGGGAACGTTCTCCCCCTCGATGAGCTTTTCAAGAAGGTCAAGGAGGTTCTCCCTACGGGTTCCGGATGAGAGGTACAGTCCAACGGCCAAAGCTGTGCCAATGCCAACTACAGCACCAACCGTTAGGGAAACCGCAGAGCCCGCCAGCGTGACCACTGGAACCGATAGCACCGAGGCGATAGCCACTGACCTGCCCATGGGCGCACCCCCTGACTGGTACTTATTGTCACTTCGGGGATAAAAGACTTTCGTATGTATGTAATAACCAAAGCTACGAGTCACTATAATAACTCTTCGATTCGTAACGACCTGCGTATGCACCTACACAACCATCTACACTAAAGGCTTTTTATGAGAAAAGGCCCATAAACTTGTAGGGAATTTCGTTGAGCCCCCAACGGGCTCGCCTTCATCCCGGACATTCACCAAGGTGCGTGAGACGTATGATGGACTATAAGGACCCGGGCTACCTGAAGATTAAGGAGGAACTCTTCAGGCACCTCAAGGTTAGCAGTGATGCCTACAAGGATTCCTACCTCATGAGGAGAATCCGCGCGAGGATGAGGAAGCTGGGGATTACCAACTTCATGGAGTACTACCGCATGATAAAGACCAACAAAAAGGAGCTTGACGAACTGCTCCTAACGGTTGCTATAAACGTCACCGAGTTCTTCCGCGACCCAATCGTGTGGAAAACCT
The Thermococcus sp. 21S9 DNA segment above includes these coding regions:
- a CDS encoding class I SAM-dependent methyltransferase → MTSPRVVDTNIDHMVRIAILQIVSLGTKHGIFSLLAKEPTLQELLDKVGLPNRALLVKFVSTLQDLKIVEVRRGRLHLNGFSYTLEIPPDKYDLLLPDWVSIHEEIYRMVDYAFITPTHPHILMDFDKDADFWDMRMNTAFARAYREVMADVAGLKPGSAVLDIGCGSVSPEFFGRIVGYDGIYLGLDYSPALLEIARSRAEEKNLPVSLKELDARLIRPVNEYDAVLMSFVLEYIPDRAKVLKNAFETLKSGGKLVIVEPFRDTFENVSALEFFEALNKDFTGFPTVKEITRTLHKWGFSFNVERPGNSVLVVEKI
- a CDS encoding helix-turn-helix domain-containing protein; translation: MNSVVIDPQVLRSLHRSELRKKILMYLNEIYPSATYLSEIARVVGSDPSNVRGALVGLGNRYNGESSLVYLGLVEEIASNGFKYYRLTEYGKKVVDYLKEYYRYYRRFL
- a CDS encoding chemotaxis protein CheW, translating into MGEIQVVAFMVGNEEFCLDISKVREIKEMMPITRVPNAPDFVEGVINLRGQITTVVNLKKLLGYYDPDEDLSKKKIIIAEVKDEVVGIIVDAVSDVITLTDEQIEQPPKTLASRVDIRYIKGIAKINDGERLLIMIDLDKLLGDEF
- a CDS encoding methyl-accepting chemotaxis protein; its protein translation is MGRSVAIASVLSVPVVTLAGSAVSLTVGAVVGIGTALAVGLYLSSGTRRENLLDLLEKLIEGENVPLEGVDQETASRLLRIAEKARSKREVRIERVGVPEEVHEALEELRNADEKATSLLESADFEVSLDSNGLLALIQDERSRVAELGDYIQTLTAGIEEMNTQAQALTDYALETANMAEKGKQISDNVALNVASINEVNQDMEKALSLLVEHSKRVGEIVEVIGNIAEQTNLLALNAAIEAARSGEHGRGFAVVAENIRELADQSKKSTDQIAELIRNMQESIDKVVGSIKKEFAVTEEIKDAVQELIAAFDDIARRANETASMIKELSDSIEGQAQSVQMLMDTLDSVYKVQEDLSTEVDTFTAFLSDVQVRLEEIRKGLKELAESVSRSRELLERVGG